In one Parvibaculum sp. genomic region, the following are encoded:
- the hpt gene encoding hypoxanthine phosphoribosyltransferase: MSRIAPPGARISVLYPAEEIGKRVHALAGEIAAAMGREPLVVPILKGSFIFAADLLRALHDAGAEPDMDFIGLSSYGAGTLSLGEVRIVRDTEAEIAGRDVLIVDDILESGRTLAFATDLMAARGARSVRSCVLLRKPGKLAVDFTADFVGFDCPDRFVVGYGMDMAHAYRQLPFVGFVER; encoded by the coding sequence TTGAGCCGCATCGCGCCGCCGGGCGCCCGTATCTCCGTTCTTTACCCGGCGGAAGAAATCGGCAAGCGCGTTCATGCGCTGGCGGGCGAGATCGCCGCCGCGATGGGCCGCGAACCTCTCGTCGTTCCGATCCTCAAGGGCAGTTTCATTTTTGCCGCCGATCTCCTGCGGGCGCTGCATGACGCGGGCGCCGAACCCGACATGGATTTCATCGGCCTGTCGAGCTATGGCGCGGGCACGTTGTCGCTCGGCGAGGTTCGGATCGTGCGCGACACCGAGGCTGAGATCGCGGGACGCGATGTGCTGATCGTTGACGACATTCTGGAATCGGGACGCACGCTTGCCTTTGCCACCGACCTGATGGCGGCGCGGGGCGCCCGCTCGGTCAGGAGCTGCGTGCTGCTGCGCAAGCCCGGCAAGCTTGCCGTCGACTTCACCGCCGATTTCGTCGGCTTCGATTGTCCCGATCGTTTCGTCGTCGGCTACGGCATGGACATGGCTCACGCGTATCGCCAGTTGCCGTTTGTCGGCTTTGTGGAGCGCTGA
- a CDS encoding MJ0042-type zinc finger domain-containing protein translates to MSRMIITCPSCSTRYPVEASSFAPSGRKVRCAKCGQSWHQAPPADLDDSPPAAVEPVPAAEPAPVFAAAASRKKIFGEKAAPVADAPVSGKAAGEPPAPDSDDDVVFGDAPAVAPVSATADIGNRFRAQVRRAASMRRGKVLNAAGWVVLVLFAGATLAGGYQWRADIASFWPATTKVYAAVGAPVNLRGLEFRNVAYERQEEEGLPVLAVSGEIVNVSGKTVALPRLRVGLRDGAQRELYHWTLALGQNELPPDEATNFITRLSSPPVEARDIEVRFVREQDDAAPNGGAPAAE, encoded by the coding sequence ATGTCCCGGATGATCATTACCTGCCCGTCCTGCTCGACGCGATACCCGGTGGAGGCTTCGTCCTTCGCACCGTCGGGACGGAAAGTGCGTTGCGCCAAATGCGGCCAGAGCTGGCATCAGGCGCCGCCCGCCGATCTCGATGATAGCCCGCCCGCCGCGGTCGAGCCCGTTCCGGCCGCTGAGCCCGCGCCGGTCTTTGCGGCGGCTGCGTCGCGCAAGAAGATTTTCGGCGAGAAGGCCGCGCCTGTCGCAGACGCCCCCGTGTCGGGCAAGGCGGCGGGCGAGCCGCCCGCGCCCGACAGCGACGACGATGTGGTTTTTGGCGATGCGCCCGCGGTTGCGCCCGTCAGCGCCACGGCCGATATCGGCAACCGGTTCCGCGCCCAGGTCCGGCGCGCGGCCTCCATGCGGCGCGGCAAGGTGCTCAATGCCGCCGGCTGGGTCGTGCTGGTGCTGTTCGCGGGCGCCACGCTTGCGGGCGGCTATCAATGGCGCGCCGACATCGCCTCGTTCTGGCCCGCCACCACAAAGGTCTATGCGGCCGTCGGTGCGCCGGTCAATTTGCGCGGCCTCGAATTCCGCAATGTCGCTTATGAGCGGCAGGAAGAGGAGGGGCTCCCGGTGCTGGCCGTCTCCGGCGAAATCGTCAATGTCAGCGGCAAGACGGTGGCGCTGCCACGCTTGCGCGTCGGTCTGCGCGATGGCGCGCAACGCGAACTTTATCATTGGACGCTGGCGCTCGGCCAAAACGAGCTGCCACCGGACGAAGCGACGAATTTCATCACCCGTCTCTCGAGCCCGCCCGTCGAGGCGCGCGACATCGAGGTTCGTTTCGTCCGCGAACAGGACGATGCTGCGCCCAATGGCGGCGCGCCTGCGGCGGAATAG
- the ftsE gene encoding cell division ATP-binding protein FtsE, producing MIRFENVGMRYGMGPEVLRDVSFHLAPASFHFLTGPSGAGKTSLLKLMFLATRPSRGLITMFGKDIATLPRAELPPLRRRIGVVFQEFRLLDHLTTYENVALPLKIQGRGEESYRADVEELLAWVGLGDRMSARPPTLSGGEKQRAAIARAVVAQPDLLLADEPTGNVDPEMGQRLLRLFVELNRLGTSVLIATHDRALVETAGAPELVLHKGGLTIRG from the coding sequence ATGATTCGCTTCGAAAATGTGGGCATGCGCTACGGCATGGGGCCGGAAGTGTTGCGCGACGTGAGTTTTCACCTCGCGCCGGCCTCCTTCCATTTCCTGACCGGGCCGTCGGGCGCCGGCAAGACCTCGCTGCTGAAGCTGATGTTTCTGGCGACGCGGCCCTCGCGCGGCCTGATCACGATGTTCGGCAAGGACATTGCGACGCTGCCACGCGCCGAGCTGCCGCCGCTGCGCCGCCGCATCGGCGTCGTCTTTCAGGAATTCCGGCTGCTCGATCACCTGACGACCTATGAGAACGTGGCGCTGCCGCTGAAAATCCAGGGCCGGGGCGAGGAAAGCTACAGGGCCGATGTCGAGGAACTCCTCGCATGGGTCGGACTCGGCGACCGCATGAGCGCCCGGCCGCCGACGCTTTCGGGCGGCGAGAAGCAGCGCGCCGCCATCGCGCGGGCCGTCGTCGCGCAACCCGACCTGTTGCTGGCCGACGAACCGACCGGCAATGTCGACCCCGAAATGGGTCAGCGCCTGTTGCGCCTCTTCGTCGAACTCAACCGCCTCGGCACGTCGGTATTGATCGCAACCCATGATCGCGCGCTGGTCGAAACGGCGGGCGCGCCGGAACTGGTGCTGCACAAGGGAGGGCTGACGATCCGTGGCTGA
- a CDS encoding FtsX-like permease family protein: MADTPRRPDPAPTFHSEPRGFGAALAGLLVETRSVMPAAGATGLSLVLVIAAMCFLASLALGAALSVERVASDWTSDLAGALTVQIKPSPDTPPEEQIDAVMAVLDGTPGVLSATALSRADTEAMLEPWLGAGNVTGDLPLPRLVDIRIDAAAPPDLAALADVIAAAAPGATLDTHRQWRTELRRAARAAIFLAYGILAAVAATTIAIVTFATRAGLSANREVVEVLHLIGARDRFIAAEVQRHFLHLGFRGGLIGLALSVATFLVLNLTGSGDGLFMVPISGLQPEHYPVLAAVPFAAAAVAVATARITVMRSLERML; this comes from the coding sequence GTGGCTGATACCCCCCGCCGCCCAGACCCGGCGCCGACCTTTCACAGCGAGCCGCGTGGTTTCGGCGCCGCCCTTGCCGGCCTGCTGGTCGAGACCCGAAGCGTGATGCCGGCCGCCGGCGCGACCGGGCTTTCGCTGGTGCTGGTCATCGCGGCCATGTGCTTCCTCGCCAGCCTCGCGCTCGGCGCCGCGCTCTCGGTCGAACGTGTGGCCAGCGACTGGACGAGCGATCTCGCCGGCGCGCTCACCGTGCAGATCAAGCCCTCGCCCGACACGCCGCCGGAGGAACAGATCGACGCCGTGATGGCCGTGCTCGACGGAACGCCGGGCGTTCTTTCGGCAACCGCGCTTTCCCGCGCCGACACCGAGGCAATGCTCGAACCCTGGCTCGGCGCAGGCAATGTGACCGGCGACCTGCCGCTGCCGCGCCTCGTCGACATTCGCATCGATGCCGCGGCACCGCCCGATCTCGCCGCGCTCGCCGACGTCATCGCCGCCGCCGCGCCGGGCGCAACGCTCGACACACACCGGCAATGGCGCACCGAGCTGCGCCGCGCGGCGCGGGCCGCCATTTTTCTCGCTTACGGCATTCTCGCCGCCGTCGCCGCGACCACAATCGCCATCGTGACGTTTGCGACGCGCGCCGGGCTGTCGGCGAACCGCGAGGTCGTGGAAGTCCTGCACCTGATCGGCGCGCGCGACAGATTTATCGCCGCAGAAGTGCAGCGGCACTTCCTGCATCTCGGCTTTCGCGGCGGGTTGATCGGGCTGGCGCTTTCGGTCGCGACTTTCCTGGTCCTCAACCTGACGGGCAGCGGCGACGGGTTGTTCATGGTCCCGATATCGGGGCTTCAGCCCGAGCACTATCCGGTGCTGGCCGCCGTTCCTTTCGCAGCTGCGGCCGTTGCCGTCGCGACGGCGCGGATAACGGTCATGCGCAGCCTCGAACGGATGCTCTGA
- a CDS encoding YdcF family protein, with product MKAGDAPRDDRNRGIVRIGAGLAALLAVAYAGGFFLFTAELDRTPPADVPVADGIVALTGGPDRITVAYRLLDEGKGMRLLITGVHPDVTPISLKNIVPGDAEKFDCCVDLGRMAENTIGNAAETADWVRRNDYRSVILVTSTYHLPRARLELRRAMPAVEIVAYPVFQDTLHLDGWWAYPGTTRLLVSEYTKFLLALAYRQSSMPS from the coding sequence ATGAAGGCCGGCGACGCGCCACGAGATGACAGGAACCGGGGCATTGTCCGCATCGGGGCGGGTCTTGCGGCGCTGCTCGCGGTTGCCTATGCGGGCGGCTTCTTTCTCTTCACCGCCGAACTCGATCGTACACCGCCCGCCGATGTGCCCGTGGCGGACGGCATTGTCGCGCTGACCGGAGGACCCGACCGCATTACCGTCGCCTACCGGTTGCTCGACGAGGGCAAGGGCATGCGGCTGCTGATCACCGGTGTGCATCCCGACGTGACGCCCATATCGCTGAAGAACATCGTACCGGGCGACGCTGAAAAATTCGACTGCTGCGTCGATCTCGGGCGCATGGCCGAGAACACCATCGGCAACGCCGCCGAGACCGCCGACTGGGTCCGGCGAAACGATTACCGCTCGGTGATCCTCGTCACCAGCACCTACCACCTGCCCCGCGCGCGGCTGGAACTGCGCCGCGCCATGCCGGCGGTCGAAATCGTCGCTTATCCGGTTTTCCAGGACACGTTGCATCTCGACGGCTGGTGGGCCTATCCGGGCACCACACGGCTGCTGGTCTCCGAATACACCAAGTTTCTGCTCGCGCTGGCCTATCGCCAGTCTTCCATGCCGTCCTGA